Proteins from a genomic interval of Acipenser ruthenus chromosome 46, fAciRut3.2 maternal haplotype, whole genome shotgun sequence:
- the LOC117397868 gene encoding uncharacterized protein LOC117397868 isoform X2: MGFWLLLGVVWLCVFLPAGVVAQDVSGNFVTECRDRYFWMSTNGRFAGGSFRFDVIDGNGIHPLNDSYAATCGFTYSFNLPGDLIFRASFLACHVQSMNDVSYVLQYRFVRMDSLGRETVYPFSLSCSTESPWNPREVVCEENYMEVSVRKNVPVIAQEGLAKEDWEAALSIAQEAVMSEWQVVFHQTGMPPKTMNATDARTEGYFINSTTSRVVFRSPYGMAKSEVVMVAGIPVEAIRATVFYKQRWMLLLVDTSAACAKNPSVFDGTYLSWVTPRLLSPLVLHPTKFVDKQIKMGVEGRPLDEITATSRGYQLLVNSTAVKISIPFGAVGGYRKSHVIDNKYNQMYAIDLFLEHQWADDLWEMTQHRSFKPVRSPYLPETPYVVNNTIPSEKGFTVTLGNFKPDVELKNLTINGVPLTLPEAENRGVKIIEVKHPNSTKDFVLKVPFAHPLIPEQYIGDNYRRYLLNINYTLNIIPVNEPYFHPATIVCDVQDVVHPDVKGICTNTSIVFEVTPGNMDYQWELCIGEEPLTPELVARRGYTMTSQPKIRVELPLFSIGYIYEDITLRGLIGKVVLILRDMKSLKEEDRFEQRCPFPTNEMLVCMPNGVMSVLVVPMAPVPPVNLARTTLLDQNCRPTEATSDRALFTFRVNTCGTRSKIDNNYLVYENEVIYSRELFPANAPVITRDSEYRLTIRCRYPVSDSRKIFAERKLVPAPGSFTAKGEGTLQLKSTYYSGDKRSRDVLNLKARLARDVSYSQFYSAFPVSQSLLEPLFLQVELLNPHSLADRLLLQDCWATLTPELDASPQWDLVTDGCLVTGDSYRTLFHPVPARTSPHLQRLEVQAQQSSKDPAFWRQVYFHCMAAVCDPNLEDTCNKTCVPGEKRSARSVDRYSQIRGYASAGPVQLVPEGGVVDLKTADSSPLSLFVPVLGVVAALLGVLLAFLVALAVRSRRC; the protein is encoded by the exons ATGGGGTTTTGGCTGCTTTTAGG agTTGTCTGGCTGTGCGTGTTTTTGCCTGCTGGCGTGGTCGCTCAGGACGTGTCAG GAAACTTCGTGACGGAGTGTCGGGATCGGTACTTCTGGATGTCGACCAATGGCAGGTTTGCCGGCGGCAGCTTCCGCTTCGACGTCATTG ATGGAAACGGTATTCACCCGCTGAATGACAGCTACGCAGCGACGTGCGGGTTCACCTATTCCTTCAACCTCCCCGGGGACCTGATCTTCAGAGCGTCGTTCTTGGCCTGTCACGTGCAGAGCATG AATGATGTCTCGTATGTTCTCCAGTACCGCTTTGTGAGAATGGACTCTCTGGGTAGAGAGACTGTCTACcccttctccctgtcctgcagcaCTGAGAGTCCCTGGAACCCTCGTGAGGTCGTCTGTGAGGAGAACTACATGGAG GTGTCTGTCAGGAAGAATGTTCCAGTTATCGCTCAGGAAGGACTGGCAAAGGAAGACTGGGAAGCAGCACTCTCCATA GCCCAGGAAGCAGTGATGTCCGAGTGGCAGGTCGTGTTCCACCAGACCGGGATGCCCCCTAAAACCATGAACGCCACAGACGCCCGTACCGAGGGGTACTTCATCAACTCCACAACCAGCCGCGTCGTCTTCAGATCGCCCTACGGCATGGCAAAGTCAGAGGTGGTGATG GTGGCAGGGATCCCGGTGGAAGCCATCCGAGCCACTGTGTTCTACAAGCAGAGGTGGATGCTGCTATTGGTGGACACGTCAGCTGCCTGCGCTAAGA ACCCCTCTGTCTTCGATGGCACCTACCTGAGCTGGGTCACCCCGAGGCTCCTCTCCCCGCTGGTCCTGCATCCCACCAAGTTTGTGGATAAGCAGATCAAGATGGGAGTGGAGGGGAGGCCCCTGGATGAGATCACTGCTACTAGCCGGGGATACCAGCTGCTAGTCAACAGCACTGCGGTGAAAATCAGCATTCCCTTTGGCGCTGTGGGAGGATATCGCAAG AGTCATGTGATTGACAACAAGTACAACCAGATGTACGCCATTGACCTCTTTCTGGAGCACCAATGGGCCGATGACCTGTGGGAGATGACCCAGCACCGCTCCTTCAAGCCAGTCCGCTCCCCCTACCTCCCTGAGACCCCCTATGTGGTGAACA ACACCATCCCGAGTGAGAAGGGCTTCACGGTGACCCTTGGTAACTTCAAGCCGGATGTGGAGCTGAAAAATCTGACCATCAACGGGGTTCCCCTTACCCTTCCTGAGGCTGAGAACAGAGGCGTGAAGATCATTGAGGTCAAGCACCCTAACAGCACCAAGGATTTTGTCCTGAAGGTCCCTTTCGCTCACCCCCTCATCCCGGAGCAG TACATTGGTGATAATTACAGACGATACCTGTTGAACATCAACTACACTTTGAACATCATCCCTGTAAACGAGCCCTATTTCCACCCAGCCACGATCGTGTGTGACGTTCAGGATGTTG TCCATCCTGATGTCAAAGGCATTTGTACAAACACCAGCATTGTGTTTGAAGTGACCCCAGGCAACATGGACTACCAGTGGGAGCTTTGCATTGGGGAAGAGCCTCTAACCCCAGAACTGGTGGCTCGCCGAGGCTACACCATGACCAGCCAGCCCAAGATCAGAGTGGAGTTGCCGCTCTTTAGTATTGGCTACATCTATGAG GACATCACTCTGAGGGGGCTTATTGGTAAAGTGGTGTTGATTCTCCGAGATATGAAGAGCCTGAAGGAGGAGGACAGGTTTGAACAGCGCTGCCCGTTCCCAACCAACGAGATGCTGG TGTGCATGCCTAATGGAGTGATGTCAGTGCTGGTGGTCCCCATGGCTCCTGTACCGCCCGTGAATCTTGCCAGGACCACCCTGCTGGATCAGAACTGCAGGCCCACGGAGGCTACCTCAGACCGGGCCCTGTTCACTTTCCGGGTCAACACCTGTGGGACCAGGAGCAAG ATTGATAATAACTACCTGGTCTACGAGAATGAAGTCATCTATAGTCGGGAGCTGTTCCCAGCCAATGCTCCCGTCATCACCAGGGATTCTGAGTACAG GCTGACTATCCGTTGCCGGTACCCAGTGAGTGACTCCAGGAAGATCTTTGCTGAGAGGAAGCTGGTTCCAGCCCCTGGATCCTTCACTGCTAAAGGAGAGGGGACCCTGCAGCTCAAGTCTACCTACTACAGTG GTGACAAGAGAAGCAGAGATGTCTTGAATCTGAAAGCCCGTCTTGCTAGAG ATGTGAGCTACTCCCAGTTCTACTCTGCGTTCCCTGTGTCCCAGTCTCTGCTGGAGCCCCTGTTCCTGCAGGTTGAGCTCCTGAACCCCCACAGCCTGGCTGACCGCCTCCTCCTGCAGGACTGCTGGGCCACACTGACCCCTGAACTGGACGCCAGCCCTCAATGGGACCTGGTCACTGACGG CTGCCTGGTCACTGGAGATTCCTACAGGACTCTGTTCCACCCAGTGCCGGCCAGGACCTCCCCCCACCTCCAGAGGCTTGAGGTCCAGGCACAGCAGTCTAGCAAGGACCCTGCCTTCTGGAGACAG gTGTATTTCCATTGCATGGCTGCAGTTTGTGATCCTAACCTGGAGGATACCTGCAATAAGACTTGTGTACCTGGAGAAAAGAGATCTG CCCGTAGTGTTGATCGGTACAGCCAGATCCGAGGCTATGCTTCTGCCGGGCCAGTCCAATTGGTACCAGAAGGAGGAGTTGTGGACCTTAAAACAGCAG ACTCCTCCCCCCTGTCCCTCTTCGTGCCGGTGCTGGGCGTGGTGGCCGCTCTCCTTGGAGTTCTGCTCGCCTTTCTTGTTGCTCTTGCTGTCAGATCCAGAAGATGTTAA
- the LOC117397868 gene encoding uncharacterized protein LOC117397868 isoform X1: MGFWLLLGVVWLCVFLPAGVVAQDVSGNFVTECRDRYFWMSTNGRFAGGSFRFDVIDGNGIHPLNDSYAATCGFTYSFNLPGDLIFRASFLACHVQSMNDVSYVLQYRFVRMDSLGRETVYPFSLSCSTESPWNPREVVCEENYMEVSVRKNVPVIAQEGLAKEDWEAALSIAQEAVMSEWQVVFHQTGMPPKTMNATDARTEGYFINSTTSRVVFRSPYGMAKSEVVMVAGIPVEAIRATVFYKQRWMLLLVDTSAACAKNPSVFDGTYLSWVTPRLLSPLVLHPTKFVDKQIKMGVEGRPLDEITATSRGYQLLVNSTAVKISIPFGAVGGYRKSHVIDNKYNQMYAIDLFLEHQWADDLWEMTQHRSFKPVRSPYLPETPYVVNNTIPSEKGFTVTLGNFKPDVELKNLTINGVPLTLPEAENRGVKIIEVKHPNSTKDFVLKVPFAHPLIPEQYIGDNYRRYLLNINYTLNIIPVNEPYFHPATIVCDVQDVVHPDVKGICTNTSIVFEVTPGNMDYQWELCIGEEPLTPELVARRGYTMTSQPKIRVELPLFSIGYIYEDITLRGLIGKVVLILRDMKSLKEEDRFEQRCPFPTNEMLVCMPNGVMSVLVVPMAPVPPVNLARTTLLDQNCRPTEATSDRALFTFRVNTCGTRSKIDNNYLVYENEVIYSRELFPANAPVITRDSEYRLTIRCRYPVSDSRKIFAERKLVPAPGSFTAKGEGTLQLKSTYYSGDKRSRDVLNLKARLARDVSYSQFYSAFPVSQSLLEPLFLQVELLNPHSLADRLLLQDCWATLTPELDASPQWDLVTDGCLVTGDSYRTLFHPVPARTSPHLQRLEVQAQQSSKDPAFWRQVYFHCMAAVCDPNLEDTCNKTCVPGEKRSARSVDRYSQIRGYASAGPVQLVPEGGVVDLKTAVSDSSPLSLFVPVLGVVAALLGVLLAFLVALAVRSRRC, translated from the exons ATGGGGTTTTGGCTGCTTTTAGG agTTGTCTGGCTGTGCGTGTTTTTGCCTGCTGGCGTGGTCGCTCAGGACGTGTCAG GAAACTTCGTGACGGAGTGTCGGGATCGGTACTTCTGGATGTCGACCAATGGCAGGTTTGCCGGCGGCAGCTTCCGCTTCGACGTCATTG ATGGAAACGGTATTCACCCGCTGAATGACAGCTACGCAGCGACGTGCGGGTTCACCTATTCCTTCAACCTCCCCGGGGACCTGATCTTCAGAGCGTCGTTCTTGGCCTGTCACGTGCAGAGCATG AATGATGTCTCGTATGTTCTCCAGTACCGCTTTGTGAGAATGGACTCTCTGGGTAGAGAGACTGTCTACcccttctccctgtcctgcagcaCTGAGAGTCCCTGGAACCCTCGTGAGGTCGTCTGTGAGGAGAACTACATGGAG GTGTCTGTCAGGAAGAATGTTCCAGTTATCGCTCAGGAAGGACTGGCAAAGGAAGACTGGGAAGCAGCACTCTCCATA GCCCAGGAAGCAGTGATGTCCGAGTGGCAGGTCGTGTTCCACCAGACCGGGATGCCCCCTAAAACCATGAACGCCACAGACGCCCGTACCGAGGGGTACTTCATCAACTCCACAACCAGCCGCGTCGTCTTCAGATCGCCCTACGGCATGGCAAAGTCAGAGGTGGTGATG GTGGCAGGGATCCCGGTGGAAGCCATCCGAGCCACTGTGTTCTACAAGCAGAGGTGGATGCTGCTATTGGTGGACACGTCAGCTGCCTGCGCTAAGA ACCCCTCTGTCTTCGATGGCACCTACCTGAGCTGGGTCACCCCGAGGCTCCTCTCCCCGCTGGTCCTGCATCCCACCAAGTTTGTGGATAAGCAGATCAAGATGGGAGTGGAGGGGAGGCCCCTGGATGAGATCACTGCTACTAGCCGGGGATACCAGCTGCTAGTCAACAGCACTGCGGTGAAAATCAGCATTCCCTTTGGCGCTGTGGGAGGATATCGCAAG AGTCATGTGATTGACAACAAGTACAACCAGATGTACGCCATTGACCTCTTTCTGGAGCACCAATGGGCCGATGACCTGTGGGAGATGACCCAGCACCGCTCCTTCAAGCCAGTCCGCTCCCCCTACCTCCCTGAGACCCCCTATGTGGTGAACA ACACCATCCCGAGTGAGAAGGGCTTCACGGTGACCCTTGGTAACTTCAAGCCGGATGTGGAGCTGAAAAATCTGACCATCAACGGGGTTCCCCTTACCCTTCCTGAGGCTGAGAACAGAGGCGTGAAGATCATTGAGGTCAAGCACCCTAACAGCACCAAGGATTTTGTCCTGAAGGTCCCTTTCGCTCACCCCCTCATCCCGGAGCAG TACATTGGTGATAATTACAGACGATACCTGTTGAACATCAACTACACTTTGAACATCATCCCTGTAAACGAGCCCTATTTCCACCCAGCCACGATCGTGTGTGACGTTCAGGATGTTG TCCATCCTGATGTCAAAGGCATTTGTACAAACACCAGCATTGTGTTTGAAGTGACCCCAGGCAACATGGACTACCAGTGGGAGCTTTGCATTGGGGAAGAGCCTCTAACCCCAGAACTGGTGGCTCGCCGAGGCTACACCATGACCAGCCAGCCCAAGATCAGAGTGGAGTTGCCGCTCTTTAGTATTGGCTACATCTATGAG GACATCACTCTGAGGGGGCTTATTGGTAAAGTGGTGTTGATTCTCCGAGATATGAAGAGCCTGAAGGAGGAGGACAGGTTTGAACAGCGCTGCCCGTTCCCAACCAACGAGATGCTGG TGTGCATGCCTAATGGAGTGATGTCAGTGCTGGTGGTCCCCATGGCTCCTGTACCGCCCGTGAATCTTGCCAGGACCACCCTGCTGGATCAGAACTGCAGGCCCACGGAGGCTACCTCAGACCGGGCCCTGTTCACTTTCCGGGTCAACACCTGTGGGACCAGGAGCAAG ATTGATAATAACTACCTGGTCTACGAGAATGAAGTCATCTATAGTCGGGAGCTGTTCCCAGCCAATGCTCCCGTCATCACCAGGGATTCTGAGTACAG GCTGACTATCCGTTGCCGGTACCCAGTGAGTGACTCCAGGAAGATCTTTGCTGAGAGGAAGCTGGTTCCAGCCCCTGGATCCTTCACTGCTAAAGGAGAGGGGACCCTGCAGCTCAAGTCTACCTACTACAGTG GTGACAAGAGAAGCAGAGATGTCTTGAATCTGAAAGCCCGTCTTGCTAGAG ATGTGAGCTACTCCCAGTTCTACTCTGCGTTCCCTGTGTCCCAGTCTCTGCTGGAGCCCCTGTTCCTGCAGGTTGAGCTCCTGAACCCCCACAGCCTGGCTGACCGCCTCCTCCTGCAGGACTGCTGGGCCACACTGACCCCTGAACTGGACGCCAGCCCTCAATGGGACCTGGTCACTGACGG CTGCCTGGTCACTGGAGATTCCTACAGGACTCTGTTCCACCCAGTGCCGGCCAGGACCTCCCCCCACCTCCAGAGGCTTGAGGTCCAGGCACAGCAGTCTAGCAAGGACCCTGCCTTCTGGAGACAG gTGTATTTCCATTGCATGGCTGCAGTTTGTGATCCTAACCTGGAGGATACCTGCAATAAGACTTGTGTACCTGGAGAAAAGAGATCTG CCCGTAGTGTTGATCGGTACAGCCAGATCCGAGGCTATGCTTCTGCCGGGCCAGTCCAATTGGTACCAGAAGGAGGAGTTGTGGACCTTAAAACAGCAG TTTCAGACTCCTCCCCCCTGTCCCTCTTCGTGCCGGTGCTGGGCGTGGTGGCCGCTCTCCTTGGAGTTCTGCTCGCCTTTCTTGTTGCTCTTGCTGTCAGATCCAGAAGATGTTAA